The following are encoded together in the Pelagicoccus enzymogenes genome:
- a CDS encoding energy transducer TonB family protein, whose amino-acid sequence MRYSAVKRLLGTMGRIAGLFSAVQWAPFLFSQAQVLVSYEDEMLPVVAMSGSTPVVEVQGERMLVPDARVRVENAEAFTDGAIEVLERDAMMGQDYGSPVGGFYFRFVATVRAERDFEDCYVLFVIKPEQGEPSFMLREIPDINTKGTERILITLPANPGFGGGAFAYHIFSRGQEVRRYEPDDPIVVDGVDGGGGNAGLGRSRASASEAGEVEPAEVVKPRLLDFPRSLQGKVGGGYATAIYSIGRNGEVVEFLDFAADHVEFLPEVWKTVVESKYRAGTFKGEPLVTTVRQNFFFNEFAPFSEALEVIPYPDMQDRNATPLYAPLPQVKVASSTVVKLELLVDKLGRVRSSRVVEGENSPVAAESRKAVEKWIFRPAVVGGYPADQTVTVPIAFDIKG is encoded by the coding sequence ATGAGATATTCAGCGGTGAAACGATTGCTTGGGACCATGGGGCGCATTGCTGGTTTATTCTCCGCGGTCCAGTGGGCGCCTTTCCTCTTTTCTCAGGCTCAGGTCTTGGTGTCCTATGAGGACGAGATGCTGCCGGTCGTTGCGATGAGCGGTTCGACTCCGGTGGTAGAAGTGCAGGGGGAGCGCATGTTGGTGCCGGACGCCCGGGTGCGGGTGGAGAATGCCGAAGCATTCACGGACGGAGCGATCGAGGTTTTGGAACGCGACGCGATGATGGGGCAGGATTACGGGTCGCCGGTGGGGGGATTCTACTTTCGCTTTGTGGCGACGGTGCGGGCGGAGCGGGATTTCGAGGACTGCTACGTCTTGTTTGTCATCAAGCCGGAGCAGGGCGAGCCCTCCTTCATGCTGCGGGAGATTCCGGACATCAATACCAAGGGTACGGAACGGATTTTGATTACCTTGCCGGCCAATCCAGGCTTTGGCGGAGGAGCGTTCGCTTACCATATCTTTTCCCGGGGTCAGGAGGTTCGTCGCTATGAACCGGATGATCCGATCGTAGTCGATGGTGTGGATGGAGGGGGCGGCAATGCGGGGCTGGGCCGCTCGCGGGCGAGCGCGTCAGAGGCGGGCGAAGTCGAACCTGCAGAAGTCGTGAAGCCCCGTTTGCTGGATTTCCCCCGATCCTTGCAGGGCAAAGTGGGGGGTGGCTATGCGACGGCGATCTATTCCATTGGGCGTAATGGCGAAGTTGTAGAGTTCCTCGACTTCGCGGCGGACCATGTGGAATTCTTGCCGGAGGTTTGGAAGACGGTTGTGGAGTCCAAGTACCGAGCCGGCACTTTCAAGGGAGAGCCCTTGGTGACCACCGTGCGGCAAAACTTCTTCTTCAACGAGTTCGCCCCGTTTTCGGAAGCTTTGGAGGTTATCCCGTATCCGGATATGCAAGACAGGAACGCGACGCCTCTCTACGCCCCTTTGCCGCAAGTTAAAGTGGCGTCTTCCACTGTAGTGAAGCTGGAGCTGCTCGTGGACAAGCTGGGCCGGGTACGCAGTTCGCGGGTGGTGGAGGGGGAAAACTCCCCTGTCGCCGCTGAATCTCGCAAAGCGGTGGAAAAGTGGATCTTCCGTCCGGCAGTTGTGGGCGGCTATCCGGCTGACCAGACGGTCACGGTGCCAATCGCCTTCGACATCAAGGGATAG
- a CDS encoding FG-GAP-like repeat-containing protein, producing the protein MPLKQFAALSFCLFLYASANCQVVSERELVPANTNDAGQTLFERMDTARTGIAFENRFDHPRRWLELWKQYYNGSIGTGVAMGDVNGDALPDLFAVGKDSPNGLFLNKGNFEFEDATAGSGLAGGNGFGTGAALVDIDNDGDLDLYVCYVAGTNELWINDGTGHFEERAAAWGLDYKGGSNAPSFADYDRDGDLDLYLQQNYLHDAGHLDGLPDLLFRNDGGRFVDVTAAAGIAGEGQGHTALWWDFDEDGWLDIYVSNDFEPVDKLYRNNKDGTFTDVIREALGGAPYSSMGIDSGDLNNDGHIDFIAAEMLARDRSYYHQAVGPLSGKLVSARRSGVSQYMQNMLWAGLGDGTYFELSRFAGLHATDWTWATRFVDLDNDGWLDAFFANGMTRAFHDGDLAYKMTKARSLATRVRIFETSPPLRERNLAFRNEGNFKFTEVGSAWGLDTEGVSFAAAFADLDLDGDLDLVTSNWKEGLGVYRNNSSQGGRLLVRLQGVESNRMGLGAKVSLSASSGVQTRELSSMRGYMSVDAPLLHFAGKSGERVESLMIEWPSGATQRIEGLSFGKRYVIREAKSGDSLVPRLKKKTFRASAIEIDEASWSREELFLARRGQFLLPFTEDRLGPALAVADLDGDGFEDVLLGGATGQGLRVLKNEAGQSLRSLRVAAFREDELAEDTAIVPFDVDEDGDLDLFVASGGVELDAGDEFYQDRWYLNRGDMHFIRAEREFLPQASSSAIVLQDGQLLTTGGTVREWYPRSFGNQVFSRNGGEVDHPFKGSGRSSRLVAADLDGDGDRDLIQLREYGSPLAWKQQGTQLVEWPEVFASVDSGLWKSAAVADFNGDGRMDIALGNLGENNKYVASAEAPAVLFAPSKEAVKGKYIEAETIVGKLYPRESRIFHQVDFPDIANRTGSYRQFAGMTVEEVFGAEILENYSRYEFTERRSLLLLQSESGAFEALPLPGLAQVGVAIELLAADIDEDGDVDLIMVLQSLSSQPVAAVQPERSLVLLMRNSGAGRFVGELPGQSGLAIPQGEARRLLWADLQQDGKNELLVSTSEGPLYVFELRE; encoded by the coding sequence ATGCCTCTCAAGCAATTTGCAGCCCTGAGTTTCTGTCTGTTTCTTTATGCGAGCGCGAACTGCCAAGTCGTGTCCGAGCGCGAACTCGTGCCGGCCAATACCAACGATGCCGGGCAGACCCTGTTCGAAAGAATGGATACGGCCCGCACGGGGATCGCTTTCGAGAATCGCTTCGACCACCCGCGTCGCTGGCTGGAACTTTGGAAACAGTACTACAACGGATCGATTGGAACCGGAGTTGCGATGGGGGATGTGAATGGCGATGCCTTGCCGGATCTCTTTGCGGTGGGAAAGGATTCGCCCAACGGACTTTTTCTGAACAAGGGAAATTTCGAATTCGAGGACGCGACGGCCGGTTCCGGCCTTGCGGGGGGTAACGGTTTCGGAACGGGAGCCGCTTTGGTAGATATCGACAACGACGGGGACCTCGACCTCTACGTTTGTTACGTCGCGGGAACCAACGAGCTTTGGATCAACGATGGTACGGGGCATTTCGAGGAGCGAGCCGCAGCCTGGGGACTGGACTACAAGGGAGGTTCCAATGCTCCTTCGTTTGCGGACTACGACCGGGATGGGGACTTGGACTTGTATTTGCAGCAGAACTACCTTCACGACGCTGGGCACTTGGACGGACTTCCGGATCTGCTTTTTCGCAACGACGGAGGACGATTTGTAGACGTTACCGCAGCGGCTGGAATCGCAGGGGAAGGACAGGGGCACACGGCGCTCTGGTGGGATTTCGACGAGGATGGATGGCTAGACATCTACGTGTCGAACGACTTCGAGCCGGTGGACAAGCTGTATCGAAACAATAAGGACGGCACGTTTACCGATGTGATCCGGGAGGCCTTGGGAGGGGCTCCTTACTCTTCCATGGGAATCGATTCGGGGGATTTGAACAACGATGGGCACATCGACTTTATCGCTGCAGAGATGTTGGCCCGAGACCGAAGCTACTACCACCAGGCAGTGGGGCCGCTCTCGGGAAAACTTGTTAGCGCGAGGCGCTCCGGGGTTAGCCAATACATGCAAAACATGCTTTGGGCGGGGCTTGGCGATGGGACTTACTTCGAGCTGAGTCGTTTCGCCGGCTTGCATGCCACCGATTGGACCTGGGCGACTCGCTTCGTGGATTTGGATAATGATGGCTGGCTGGACGCCTTTTTTGCCAACGGCATGACGCGGGCGTTTCATGACGGCGACCTCGCCTACAAGATGACCAAGGCGCGAAGCTTGGCGACGCGGGTTCGCATTTTCGAAACAAGTCCTCCGCTACGGGAGCGAAACCTCGCTTTCCGCAACGAAGGGAATTTCAAGTTCACGGAAGTAGGCAGCGCTTGGGGACTGGATACGGAAGGGGTGAGTTTTGCGGCAGCCTTTGCGGACTTGGACTTGGACGGAGACTTGGACTTGGTGACCAGCAATTGGAAGGAAGGGCTCGGAGTTTATCGAAACAACAGCTCACAAGGCGGGCGCTTGCTTGTTCGCTTGCAAGGCGTCGAAAGCAATCGCATGGGCCTAGGAGCGAAGGTGAGCTTGAGCGCTTCCTCGGGCGTGCAAACGCGGGAGTTGTCCTCGATGCGTGGATACATGTCGGTCGACGCACCCCTGCTGCACTTTGCGGGAAAAAGTGGGGAGCGGGTCGAATCGCTGATGATCGAGTGGCCGTCGGGAGCGACGCAGCGGATTGAGGGGCTGAGTTTCGGCAAGCGCTATGTGATCCGGGAGGCGAAGTCGGGGGATTCGCTTGTGCCGCGGCTTAAGAAAAAGACGTTTCGTGCGTCCGCTATCGAAATCGACGAGGCGAGCTGGAGCCGGGAAGAGCTTTTTCTGGCGCGCCGGGGCCAGTTTCTCCTGCCGTTTACCGAGGATCGTTTGGGGCCGGCCCTGGCGGTCGCGGACTTGGATGGAGACGGCTTCGAAGACGTTTTGCTGGGGGGCGCCACCGGACAGGGCTTGCGCGTTTTGAAGAACGAGGCTGGCCAATCGCTGCGCTCGCTCCGAGTCGCTGCCTTTCGGGAGGACGAGCTTGCCGAAGACACGGCTATCGTCCCTTTCGACGTCGACGAGGATGGCGACTTGGATCTCTTTGTGGCCAGCGGTGGAGTGGAGTTGGACGCCGGCGACGAGTTTTATCAGGATCGTTGGTATCTCAATCGAGGCGACATGCATTTTATTCGTGCTGAGCGGGAATTTTTGCCTCAAGCCAGTTCGTCAGCGATTGTTTTGCAGGATGGTCAGCTGTTGACGACGGGCGGCACGGTGCGTGAGTGGTATCCGCGATCCTTTGGGAATCAGGTTTTCTCGCGAAACGGTGGCGAGGTGGATCACCCGTTCAAGGGCAGCGGTCGCAGCTCGCGTTTGGTGGCGGCGGATCTCGACGGGGACGGGGATCGAGACCTGATCCAGCTTCGCGAGTACGGATCGCCTTTGGCTTGGAAGCAGCAAGGAACGCAGCTTGTCGAATGGCCCGAAGTGTTTGCGTCGGTGGATAGCGGGCTTTGGAAAAGCGCGGCGGTGGCTGACTTCAACGGAGATGGTCGCATGGATATCGCTCTGGGGAATTTAGGAGAAAACAACAAGTATGTGGCGAGTGCTGAGGCACCCGCTGTTCTCTTTGCCCCAAGCAAGGAAGCGGTGAAAGGAAAGTACATCGAAGCCGAGACGATTGTTGGAAAGCTTTACCCACGAGAGTCTCGCATCTTCCATCAGGTCGATTTTCCAGACATCGCGAATCGGACAGGCAGCTATCGGCAGTTTGCGGGGATGACGGTGGAGGAAGTCTTTGGGGCTGAAATTCTGGAAAACTACAGCCGGTACGAGTTTACGGAGCGCCGTTCCCTGTTGCTGCTGCAAAGCGAATCGGGAGCTTTCGAAGCTTTGCCATTGCCTGGGCTCGCTCAAGTGGGTGTCGCCATCGAGCTGTTGGCAGCCGACATCGACGAGGACGGAGACGTCGATCTTATCATGGTGCTGCAGTCGCTATCGTCCCAGCCGGTCGCCGCAGTCCAACCCGAACGCAGTCTTGTTTTGTTGATGAGAAATAGCGGGGCGGGGCGCTTCGTGGGGGAATTGCCCGGGCAATCCGGGCTGGCGATCCCGCAAGGGGAAGCCCGGCGGCTCCTCTGGGCGGACTTGCAGCAAGACGGAAAGAACGAGTTGCTGGTATCGACCAGCGAAGGGCCGCTGTATGTGTTCGAGTTACGCGAGTGA
- the rpiB gene encoding ribose 5-phosphate isomerase B: MSKLTVAIGSDHAGYKYKQAIIAHLEGQGYSVKDYGTNSPESCDYPDFIRPVAEAVAAGQYDRGIVLGGSGNGEAIVANRVKGVRCGLCWNEQIAIWNRSHNDGNVLSIGERTVTQEDALHIVDTWLNTEFEGGRHQPRIDKIDA, encoded by the coding sequence ATGAGCAAACTCACTGTCGCAATCGGCTCCGACCACGCTGGCTACAAGTACAAGCAAGCCATTATCGCCCACCTCGAGGGCCAAGGCTACTCCGTCAAGGACTACGGAACAAACTCGCCCGAATCCTGCGACTACCCCGACTTCATCCGACCTGTCGCCGAAGCGGTTGCAGCCGGCCAATACGACCGCGGCATCGTGCTCGGCGGTTCCGGCAACGGCGAAGCCATCGTCGCCAACCGCGTCAAAGGCGTGCGCTGCGGCCTCTGCTGGAACGAGCAAATCGCCATCTGGAACCGTTCCCACAACGACGGCAACGTTCTCTCCATCGGCGAACGCACCGTCACCCAAGAGGACGCGCTCCATATCGTGGATACATGGCTCAACACCGAGTTCGAAGGCGGCCGCCACCAACCCCGCATCGACAAGATTGACGCCTAA
- a CDS encoding helix-turn-helix domain-containing protein, which translates to MQSIGERLEEARKRKGVTIREAAEATKIRGDYLNSFENNNFQINVPDIYVRGFLRSYCNFLKVNSEKVITDYNAELLGEAKAAKREHREFFGRMELQHTPLVNEETKSAPKGTATIDDDKLRAEEEEDEKVSFLDKIDKEAAIKIGIVAVVAIMFLLVIVWLFRTLTSGGIDDGPQANTTGLVPTQQTASAPAETAPAAATETITLIATGDVRVSVTERNTGKVLLDYFPMVAGQREAIQKSGPVKIDYTAGENLQVEIKGTAYGTGKTGQNYSTIP; encoded by the coding sequence ATGCAGAGTATTGGCGAAAGACTGGAAGAGGCGCGCAAGCGCAAGGGTGTCACGATCCGCGAAGCGGCCGAAGCGACGAAGATCCGCGGTGACTACCTGAACAGCTTCGAGAACAACAATTTCCAGATCAACGTGCCCGACATCTACGTGCGCGGATTCCTGCGTTCCTACTGCAACTTCCTCAAGGTCAATAGCGAGAAGGTCATCACCGACTACAACGCGGAACTGCTGGGCGAAGCCAAGGCAGCCAAACGCGAACACCGGGAATTTTTCGGCCGCATGGAGCTGCAGCACACCCCTCTCGTCAACGAGGAAACCAAGTCGGCCCCCAAGGGCACTGCCACCATCGACGACGACAAGCTCCGGGCGGAAGAGGAAGAAGACGAGAAGGTAAGCTTCCTCGACAAGATCGATAAGGAAGCCGCCATCAAGATCGGCATCGTGGCCGTCGTAGCCATCATGTTCCTCCTGGTCATCGTCTGGCTGTTCCGCACGCTCACCAGCGGCGGCATCGACGATGGGCCGCAAGCCAACACCACTGGCTTGGTACCGACTCAACAAACGGCAAGCGCTCCTGCCGAAACCGCGCCCGCGGCCGCGACCGAAACCATTACCCTCATCGCCACCGGCGACGTGCGCGTCTCCGTGACCGAACGGAACACCGGTAAGGTCTTGCTCGACTACTTCCCAATGGTTGCTGGCCAAAGAGAGGCCATCCAGAAAAGCGGCCCGGTAAAGATCGACTACACTGCTGGCGAAAACCTGCAGGTTGAGATCAAGGGCACCGCTTACGGGACCGGCAAAACCGGGCAAAACTACTCCACTATCCCTTGA